A genomic stretch from Hydrogenimonas urashimensis includes:
- a CDS encoding response regulator transcription factor — protein MKVLLLEDDTMLGELIADHLGGMGHEVEHYVDGEEAEEAILQGRYDLLLLDVNVPGIDGFELLASMRERKDMTSAVMITSRNTSADLKEGFDLGCDDYIKKPFEFAELDARIEHIVRIYGLRKSEPIALGGDTFFEPAAHRLVVAGEAVPLTPKASEILHYLYKNAGRIVSREELVGSLWAYDESPSDATLRSYIKTLRKYVSNIVTERGVGYGFEPG, from the coding sequence ATGAAAGTTCTGCTGCTTGAAGATGATACCATGCTGGGCGAGCTGATCGCCGACCATCTTGGCGGAATGGGTCATGAAGTGGAGCATTATGTCGATGGTGAGGAGGCGGAGGAGGCAATTTTGCAAGGCCGTTACGATCTGCTGCTTCTGGATGTCAATGTCCCAGGTATCGACGGATTCGAACTGCTCGCTTCGATGCGTGAACGCAAAGATATGACGTCGGCGGTTATGATTACGTCGCGCAATACCAGTGCCGATTTGAAAGAGGGTTTTGACCTCGGTTGCGACGACTACATCAAAAAACCTTTCGAATTTGCCGAACTCGATGCCCGAATCGAACATATCGTACGAATCTACGGTCTGAGAAAGAGTGAACCGATTGCTTTGGGTGGCGATACCTTTTTCGAACCGGCTGCCCACCGCCTTGTAGTCGCCGGAGAAGCGGTACCGCTGACCCCCAAAGCTTCCGAAATCCTTCACTACCTCTACAAAAACGCCGGGCGCATTGTCTCCCGGGAGGAGCTGGTCGGGAGCCTTTGGGCTTACGATGAGTCGCCTTCTGATGCGACGCTTCGAAGCTACATCAAAACCCTGCGCAAGTATGTCTCCAACATCGTGACGGAAAGGGGGGTGGGCTATGGCTTTGAACCCGGATGA